The stretch of DNA GATTCAAAAATAACATCCAAAAGAGATTACCAAAGCGTAGGCAGAGAGATGGCATCAGAGTTTATAGCAAGAGGTGCTAAAGAGCTTCTTGTGCGTGCTGAAGCCATGATGGAAAACAAATAGAATGAAGAGAACTATCGAGCTACTTAGAAAAAATGATGAGTTAAGAGTAATAGAAGAAGAGCTTGATATATATCTTGAGATACCTCACTTGGCTTATGCAGAGGTAAAGAAAAAAGATGGCGGCAAGGCACTTCTATTTACAAACGTAGTTGATAAGAAAAGCGGAAAAAAATTTCAAGAGAGCGTTTTTATGAATGTTTTTGGCTCATACAGACGTTGTGAGCTGCTCTTTGGAAGAACAATAGAGTCGGTTGCCGATGAGATAACAAAACTTCTTCACATGAAGCCGCCTGAAGGTTTTTTCAACAAGCTCTCAATGGCAGGTGAACTTTTTGCCCTTAAAAACATATTTCCAAAAAAGTTAAAGGGTAGCGGGGTTTGTCAGCAGATAAAATATTTAGATGAAAATATAGATCTCTACAAGCTTCCTGTACTGACTACTTGGGAGCAAGACGGAGGCCCTTTTATAACAATGGGTCAGGTCTATACGCAGAGCCTTGACGGTGAGATGGTTAACCTTGGAATGTATAGACTTCAAGTGTACGATAAAAATCATTTGGGGATGCATTGGCAGATTCATAAAGATTCCTCTCACTTTTTTGATCAGTATCAAAAAGCCGGCAAGAAGATGCCGGTCTCAATTGCTATCGGAGGAGATCCTCTATATACATGGTGTGCTACTGCTCCGCTTCCGTATGGCGTAAACGAACTTTTAATGTACGGACTTATAAAAAAAGAGCCTGCAAAGCTTGTAAAGTCTCTTACAACACCTCTATATATTCCGCAAGATGTTGATTATGTCATCGAGGGGTGGGTGGATACACAGGAGATGAAAATAGAGGGTCCTTTTGGGGATCACACGGGTTATTATACGCTCAAAGAGCCATACCCTGTTATGGAAGTAAGCGCGATAACTACGAAAAAAGAGCCGGTTTTTTTAGCTACCGTTGTAGGAAAACCGCCGCTTGAAGATAAGTATATGGGCTGGGCTACGGGGAAGATATTTTTCCCTCTTTTAAAAACGACCGCACCCGATCTGCTGGATTATCATATGCCTGAGAATGCAGGTTTTCACAATCTCATTTTAGCAAAGATGAAACCGTTATATAAAGGTCATGCAAAGCAGTTTATGCACGCTTTTTGGGGTGCTGGACAGATGAGCTTTGTAAAACATGCCATATTTTTGGACGAAAAGGCTCCTACTCTGGAGAATTATGAGGCAGTTGCTACATATATACTCGATAGATTTGCGCCTAAATCTCTCTTTATAACCGAGGGTATTTTAGATGCTCTTGATCACTCTTCTCCCGAAACGCTTGTTGGCGGAAAATTGGGAATCGATGCTACTTCTGCAAATAAAGTGGAAGCACCTCAGCTTTTAGGTGATGAGGAGCTTTTAAGAAGGGTTAAAGAGCTTGTCCCAGATGCTGTTAACCTACATCAGTTTATGAGAAGAACAAAGAACCCTATAACTGTTATATCTGTAAGAAAAACAAAAAATGCAAAGAGCTACTTTGACGCTTTAGTAGAGTTGAGCATGCATATGAGAGTGGTTGTCTTTGTAGATGAAGCAAAGAATGATATTTTTAACCCGTATATGCTCATCTGGAGAGTTACAAACAATATGGATGCCATGAGAGATGTTTATATATCTGCTTTGATGGTGGGAGTTGATGGAACAAACAAAAATCTTCTTGACGGATTTAGTAGAGAGTGGCCTGATGATGTTGAGTGCACACAGAGTGTCGTAGATGCCTTAAAGCAAAAAGGTGTGTGGGATTTAAGCGATAAAATGTATGAAAAGTTTCAATTGTAATTATTTAATCTCTTTTTCTCTTATTATAAGGTTAATATAATAAATAGTGATGTAACATAATCAATCATTATAGGGGTTTAACGCATGAGTAAGTTTTTAATGTTTGTCCTATCTATATCTATTTTTACTTCAATTAGTGCAAGTGCTGCGATATATAAAGGGCAAAGAGAGTTCGTAAGAAATTGCGTCAAATGCCATAAAGCAGGACAAAGTTACATTGCGACAAAAAGAAAGATAGAGTGGAAGAGCTATACTAGGGCTAAAGGAAAGAGACTCCAAGATATTCACTTAAAGAGTGATAAAGCTAAAAAGTCTCATAAATATTTTGAGAGCAAAAAGTTTTCTAAAAATACCAGACATTTAGAGGATTTTTTACTCGAATACGCAAAAGACAGCGGTAACGTTCCGGCTTGTAATTAAATAATAACTTCAGCAGAGATCAGAAGTACTAACTTCGCCTCTTTGCAAAGACTCTTCACTTTGTAAAAATCACTTAATTTAGTTAAAATACCAAACTTTTTAATATATCAAGGAATAATTATGGAAAAAATGTGGTCAGGCCGTTTTTCTGCAGGCTCATCAAATCTTTTAGATCAGTTTAACGCATCCATCATGTTTGATAGAAAACTATATCGTGAGGATATAGAGGGCTCTTTAGCACATGCCCAGATGCTTGCAAAGCAGGGTATCTTAACTGCCGATGAACTCTCCCAGATCACACAAGGGCTCACTCAAGTAAAAGAGGAGATAGAGTCAGGTCTATTTGAGTGGAAAATCTCGGATGAAGATCTTCATATGGGCATAGAGAAGCGTTTGACTGCTATTATCGGTGATGCAGGAAAAAAACTCCATACTGCAAGAAGCAGAAATGATCAGATCGCGGTAGATTTTCGCCGTTATGTTCTTCGTAAAAATTTAGAGATTGTAGATGCCATAAAGCTGCTAATGCAAGAGATATTGGTCGTTGCATCTAAGCACACTGAAACTCTAATACCGGGTATGACACATCTTCAGCATGCTCAGCCTGTCAATTTTGCTTTTCATCTGGGTGCGTATCTCTCAATGTTCAAAAGAGATATAGAGAGATTTGAGAGCTCACATGCAAGAAATAACGTCTCTCCGCTTGGATGCGCTGCACTTGCTGGAACACCGCATAAAATAGACAGAGATATGACGGCTCAGCTTCTGGGCTTTGATAGCGTAAGTGTTAACTGTCTAGATACCGTAAGCGACAGAGATTTTGCTTTAGAGATATTGTTCAGTATATCAACAATGATGATGCATATATCACGTCTGAGTGAAGAGCTTGTTATGTGGTCAAGTTATGAGTTCAAGTTTGTAGAGCTCAGCGATGAGTACTCTACCGGTTCATCAATAATGCCGCAGAAGAAAAACCCTGACGTTCCTGAACTTCTTCGCGGCAAGACAGGTCGTGTTTACGGCTCTTTGATGGGGCTTCTGACTGTTATGAAAGCTCTTCCATTAGCATACAACAAAGATACTCAAGAGGACAAAGAGGGTGTTTTTGATGCGGTTGAGACAGCTGAAATATCATTAGAGATATTAAAAGAGGCTATCAAGACTATGCAGGTAAAAGAGCAAAATATGAACAGTGCATGTAAAGTAGGGCACTTGAGCGCTACCGATCTGGCAGATTATCTGGTTCAAAAGTGCGATATCCCTTTTAGAGAAGCACACTTTATTACGGGTAAAGCTGTTGCAAAAAGCGAAGAGCTGAAAATTGATCTAAGCGATATAGAGCTGAAATATCTTCAAGAGATAGATAAGAGAATCGGCGAGGATGTTTTAGAGTTTCTCTCAATTGACAACTCTATGAATGCAAGAACTTCTGCAGGCGGAACATCTACGCAAAGAACCAAAGAGCAGCTGGAATATTTTAGAAATTTTTTAAAGGAGAAGTAATGAAGGTTACTGTTTCTCACCAAGATAGTATGAAATTTGAGGCTAAAACAGAAAAAAGCAGTTTTGTGATTGACTGTCCGCAGATAACGCCTGTCGAGTATTTTTTGGCAGGTATTATCACCTGCAGTGCAACGGATATTGTTTTACTGCCTAAAAATCAAGGCAAAACCGTTACAGACCTTGTGGTGGAGGGCGATGCAATAAGAAATGATGAGCATCCAAGAAAGTTCAACACTCTGCATCTTGAGTACAGCTTTAACTCCGATGGAGATGACATGATGGCGGCTCGCTGGGTCATGGCATCTTTGGAGACATACTGCTCTACAATAAACACCATTAGAGACTCCGTCGTTATCTCATACTCAATAACTCATAACGGAAATAAGATAAGAAAAAATGAGAAGATGATCTCTGGCGGTGGAAGCAAGATAGACATGGGCGAGATCGAGAGTTGCCCCTCATAGGAATTTATACACTAAAACGAACGCGTCCGTTTTAGTGGCAGGGACTAAAGTCCCTACAACCCCCTAAAGCTACGAAAAACAAGTTTTTCGAGAAGTATAATATTATTGATAAGCTTTATGATAAGATAGCATTCTCTTTGAGACTTTTTTTAGGTACTCTTTAGGCTCGCTGTATTTTAAATCTCTCAGGAGTGCATCATAGACTTCATTTGGTGTCATAGAGTTTATAATCGGAGCAGCTTTATGCATATTGTTCGTTTTGGCAAATGCCCAGGCGACGTTTCCGGCTCCCGTATTATATGCCGCAATAGTACAGTATAGACGGCTTTGCGGGTCTTTTATTTTGTTAAGGTATTTATAGTAAAGAATGTGCAAATAGGCACTTCCCATAGTGATGTTGTTCTTGCTGTTGTAGAGATAACTGCCTGAGACTATTTTTTTCTCTTTGTATAAAAATAGATAGCTGTCGATCCCTGCTGTTTTAGGGACTATTTGCATTAATCCGTAAGCAGGTATATGAGATCTTGCTCTTGGATTGTAGCTGCTCTCGGAGTGTATAACGGCAAATATAAGAGGCACGGGAATATTCTGTTTTAACGACTGCTTTTTAACCTCTTCGTAGTATATTTTCGATCTCTTTAGCATTGCGTCTGAGGGCATTGACACATTTAGCGTATAGATCCTCTCACCTTTTACTTTTTTTGAACTGCTTGATCTGATATTTTCATCTTTTGCTTTTTCATTCACATAGGAGATAAGAGCATCTTTTGATGGCTCTTTGTCAAATATAACGGTTGAGAGAATAGGCTCTGCTTTGATCTCATCATCTGCCATGTAAGAGGGTTTTTTTATCTTTGAGAGCCTCTGTTCAAGGAGATCGCTCTCATGCGCTTTTTTTGTATCTATAGTAACTACGTTGGCAAGAGCTTTTTTAAGCTTCTCTTTTGCCTCTTGTTCGGATGATGCTATAGTCTCTACAACGATAGTCTCATTTTCAAAATCAACATCTGTTCTTGTCTTTTTATCTTCACTGTAAGCTACCCATCTTTTTTTTGTTGAAATTATGGGATCTTCCCAAAAGAGGCTTAGTTCTTTTGTATATTTGTCATACTCTTTTTGCAGTGAGTTTTGATAGGAGTTAAACTCATCTTCTATACCTGTTTTGTAGGAGCTGAACTGACTTTTTTGATTTTCAAAAGCCCCCATCTGAGTCTTTTGAAAATCATTTGAACTTTGTGCTAAAAGTAGTGAAGATAGAGATAGAGAGATCAGGGTTTTAACGAACATAGTCTCTTAAAATTTTCCCATAGGATCCGCATCGCTCAGGTGTGACCAGGCAAGCTTTGCACCGCCTACTATATGAAAGTGCAGGTGCTTGACCTCCTGTCCTCCGTTATCGCCGACATTTGTTATCACTCTGTAACCGCTTTTATCGATTCCCATCTCTTTTGCGACATCTTGCATAAATTTAGTCATTCCCTCCATAGTCTGAGGGCTAACTTCGTTGAAACTATCTACATGAGTTTTCGGGATTGCGAGCACATGAATCGGAGCTTTTGGATTAATGTCATGAAACGCCATGAACTCCTCGTTTTCTAATATAATATTTGAAGGAATTTCATTGTTTATAATCTTGCAAAATATGCACATCTGTGCTCCTTTTTTTATTTATTGTAACATATAAAAGAGTAAATGAAGCTATATATAAATTATATTTGACTATAATCAACTTCAAAATTTAAGAGGGTATTTCCCTCAGATATGGGTGAGTCTATTGAAAGAGTGGTATGACGCAATAAAAGAAGCACA from Sulfurimonas crateris encodes:
- a CDS encoding menaquinone biosynthesis decarboxylase; the encoded protein is MKRTIELLRKNDELRVIEEELDIYLEIPHLAYAEVKKKDGGKALLFTNVVDKKSGKKFQESVFMNVFGSYRRCELLFGRTIESVADEITKLLHMKPPEGFFNKLSMAGELFALKNIFPKKLKGSGVCQQIKYLDENIDLYKLPVLTTWEQDGGPFITMGQVYTQSLDGEMVNLGMYRLQVYDKNHLGMHWQIHKDSSHFFDQYQKAGKKMPVSIAIGGDPLYTWCATAPLPYGVNELLMYGLIKKEPAKLVKSLTTPLYIPQDVDYVIEGWVDTQEMKIEGPFGDHTGYYTLKEPYPVMEVSAITTKKEPVFLATVVGKPPLEDKYMGWATGKIFFPLLKTTAPDLLDYHMPENAGFHNLILAKMKPLYKGHAKQFMHAFWGAGQMSFVKHAIFLDEKAPTLENYEAVATYILDRFAPKSLFITEGILDALDHSSPETLVGGKLGIDATSANKVEAPQLLGDEELLRRVKELVPDAVNLHQFMRRTKNPITVISVRKTKNAKSYFDALVELSMHMRVVVFVDEAKNDIFNPYMLIWRVTNNMDAMRDVYISALMVGVDGTNKNLLDGFSREWPDDVECTQSVVDALKQKGVWDLSDKMYEKFQL
- a CDS encoding cytochrome C, whose translation is MSKFLMFVLSISIFTSISASAAIYKGQREFVRNCVKCHKAGQSYIATKRKIEWKSYTRAKGKRLQDIHLKSDKAKKSHKYFESKKFSKNTRHLEDFLLEYAKDSGNVPACN
- the argH gene encoding argininosuccinate lyase; protein product: MEKMWSGRFSAGSSNLLDQFNASIMFDRKLYREDIEGSLAHAQMLAKQGILTADELSQITQGLTQVKEEIESGLFEWKISDEDLHMGIEKRLTAIIGDAGKKLHTARSRNDQIAVDFRRYVLRKNLEIVDAIKLLMQEILVVASKHTETLIPGMTHLQHAQPVNFAFHLGAYLSMFKRDIERFESSHARNNVSPLGCAALAGTPHKIDRDMTAQLLGFDSVSVNCLDTVSDRDFALEILFSISTMMMHISRLSEELVMWSSYEFKFVELSDEYSTGSSIMPQKKNPDVPELLRGKTGRVYGSLMGLLTVMKALPLAYNKDTQEDKEGVFDAVETAEISLEILKEAIKTMQVKEQNMNSACKVGHLSATDLADYLVQKCDIPFREAHFITGKAVAKSEELKIDLSDIELKYLQEIDKRIGEDVLEFLSIDNSMNARTSAGGTSTQRTKEQLEYFRNFLKEK
- a CDS encoding OsmC family protein, producing the protein MKVTVSHQDSMKFEAKTEKSSFVIDCPQITPVEYFLAGIITCSATDIVLLPKNQGKTVTDLVVEGDAIRNDEHPRKFNTLHLEYSFNSDGDDMMAARWVMASLETYCSTINTIRDSVVISYSITHNGNKIRKNEKMISGGGSKIDMGEIESCPS
- a CDS encoding murein transglycosylase domain-containing protein, with protein sequence MFVKTLISLSLSSLLLAQSSNDFQKTQMGAFENQKSQFSSYKTGIEDEFNSYQNSLQKEYDKYTKELSLFWEDPIISTKKRWVAYSEDKKTRTDVDFENETIVVETIASSEQEAKEKLKKALANVVTIDTKKAHESDLLEQRLSKIKKPSYMADDEIKAEPILSTVIFDKEPSKDALISYVNEKAKDENIRSSSSKKVKGERIYTLNVSMPSDAMLKRSKIYYEEVKKQSLKQNIPVPLIFAVIHSESSYNPRARSHIPAYGLMQIVPKTAGIDSYLFLYKEKKIVSGSYLYNSKNNITMGSAYLHILYYKYLNKIKDPQSRLYCTIAAYNTGAGNVAWAFAKTNNMHKAAPIINSMTPNEVYDALLRDLKYSEPKEYLKKVSKRMLSYHKAYQ
- a CDS encoding histidine triad nucleotide-binding protein, whose protein sequence is MCIFCKIINNEIPSNIILENEEFMAFHDINPKAPIHVLAIPKTHVDSFNEVSPQTMEGMTKFMQDVAKEMGIDKSGYRVITNVGDNGGQEVKHLHFHIVGGAKLAWSHLSDADPMGKF